A single Mangifera indica cultivar Alphonso unplaced genomic scaffold, CATAS_Mindica_2.1 Un_0031, whole genome shotgun sequence DNA region contains:
- the LOC123206290 gene encoding tyrosine decarboxylase-like, translating into MCTFSTIFHPISKTTNPSFIMGSFQKVVELENEIVSVTNPLDSDELRRQGHMIIDFIADYYNNIEKYPVRSQVEPGYLSKRLPQSAPNNPEPIDKILQDVQEHIVPGITHWQSPNFFAYFPSNASIAAILGEMLITAFNVVGFSWISSPAATELESIVMDWLGEMLKLPKPFLFSGNGGGVLQGTTCEAILCTLTARRDQVLRKIGRENITKLVVYGSDQTHSAFQKAAQIAGINPKNFRAIKTTKSSLFGLTPESLLSTIKSDVEAGLTPFFLCATVGTTSTTAIDPLGPLCKIAKKYSIWVHVDAAYAGSACICPEFRHFLDGIEDVDSFSMNAHKWFFTTLDCCCLWVKDPSALIKSLSTYPEYLRNKASDSKQVVDYKDWQITLSRRFRSLKLWLVLRSYGVTNLRMFLRRHVKMAKTFEELVASDKRFEIVVPRNFSMVCFRAVPWVLSLGKNKYRNLSAPEEEQANELNRELLESVNASGKVHMTHTMVAGIYMIRFAVGGTLTEERHVRGAWKLVQQQLEAILCISV; encoded by the coding sequence ATGTGCACCTTCTCTACCATCTTTCATCCTATCAGCAAAACAACAAACCCCTCTTTCATTATGGGTAGCTTTCAAAAAGTCGTTGAACTTGAAAATGAGATAGTCTCAGTCACTAACCCCTTGGACTCCGACGAACTCAGGAGGCAAGGCCACATGATTATAGACTTCATTGCTGATTATTACAACAACATTGAGAAATATCCGGTTCGAAGCCAAGTTGAACCGGGTTATCTCAGCAAACGTTTGCCACAATCTGCACCGAATAATCCTGAACCTATCGATAAAATCCTCCAGGATGTCCAGGAACATATTGTCCCCGGAATAACACATTGGCAAAGTCCTAATTTCTTTGCATATTTCCCTTCAAATGCTAGCATTGCTGCGATTCTCGGAGAAATGCTTATCACGGCCTTTAATGTTGTAGGATTCAGCTGGATATCATCACCCGCTGCAACTGAGCTGGAGAGTATTGTTATGGATTGGCTTGGAGAAATGCTGAAGCTTCCAAAGCCTTTCCTTTTCTCTGGTAATGGAGGAGGTGTTTTACAAGGAACTACTTGTGAGGCAATTCTGTGCACTTTAACTGCTAGAAGAGATCAAGTTCTAAGGAAGATTGGAAGAGAAAACATAACGAAGCTTGTTGTTTATGGGTCTGATCAAACTCATAGTGCATTTCAAAAAGCTGCTCAAATAGCTGGAATCAATCCCAAGAATTTCCGGGCTATTAAGACGACCAAATCATCATTATTTGGCCTAACCCCGGAGTCACTACTGTCAACTATTAAGTCAGATGTAGAAGCTGGGCTAACTCCATTTTTCCTTTGTGCCACAGTCGGGACGACATCAACAACAGCAATTGATCCCTTAGGACCCCTCTGCAAAATCGCAAAAAAATATAGCATATGGGTGCATGTTGATGCTGCATATGCTGGAAGTGCCTGTATATGCCCAGAGTTTCGCCATTTCCTCGATGGTATTGAGGATGTAGACTCGTTTAGTATGAATGCACATAAATGGTTCTTCACCACTCTAGATTGTTGCTGTCTATGGGTGAAGGATCCCAGTGCTCTTATAAAGTCGCTTTCAACATATCCTGAGTACTTGAGGAACAAGGCTAGTGACTCGAAGCAAGTAGTTGACTATAAAGATTGGCAAATTACCCTAAGCCGAAGATTTCGTTCCTTGAAACTATGGCTAGTGCTACGAAGCTATGGAGTTACCAACCTGAGGATGTTCCTACGCAGGCACGTGAAGATGGCCAAGACATTTGAAGAGCTTGTTGCTAGTGATAAGAGGTTCGAGATTGTTGTCCCAAGAAATTTCAGTATGGTTTGTTTCAGAGCAGTGCCATGGGTATTAAGCTTAGGTAAAAATAAGTATAGAAATCTGTCAGCCCCAGAGGAGGAGCAAGCGAATGAACTTAACAGAGAGTTGTTGGAGTCGGTAAATGCATCCGGGAAAGTGCACATGACGCATACCATGGTGGCTGGAATTTATATGATAAGATTTGCGGTAGGTGGGACTTTAACAGAGGAAAGACATGTCAGAGGAGCTTGGAAGCTGGTGCAACAACAACTGGAAGCAATACTATGCATATCAGTTTGA